A window from Citrobacter amalonaticus encodes these proteins:
- the sapC gene encoding peptide ABC transporter permease SapC, with the protein MPYDSVYSEKRPPGTLRTAWRKFYGDTTAMVGLYGCAGLVVLCLFGNWFAPYGIDQQFLGYQLLPPSWSRYGEVSFFLGTDDLGRDVLSRLLSGAAPTVGGAFVVTLAATLCGLFLGVVAGATHGLRSAVLNHILDTLLSIPSLLLAIIVVAFAGPHLTHAMFAVWLALLPRMVRSVYSMVHDELEKEYVIAARLDGASTLNILWFAILPNITAGLITEITRALSMAILDIAALGFLDLGAQLPSPEWGAMLGDALELIYVAPWTVMLPGAAIMISVLLVNLLGDGVRRAIIAGVE; encoded by the coding sequence ATGCCTTACGATAGCGTTTATAGCGAAAAGCGCCCGCCAGGTACGCTGCGCACCGCATGGCGCAAATTTTATGGCGATACTACGGCAATGGTTGGCTTGTACGGCTGTGCAGGGCTGGTGGTACTGTGCCTGTTCGGCAACTGGTTTGCGCCGTATGGCATCGATCAGCAGTTCCTTGGCTATCAGTTGCTGCCGCCCTCCTGGTCACGCTATGGCGAAGTCTCTTTCTTCCTCGGTACTGACGATCTGGGACGCGACGTCCTGAGCCGACTGCTCAGCGGCGCAGCCCCCACCGTGGGTGGCGCGTTTGTCGTTACGCTCGCCGCAACGCTGTGCGGACTGTTTCTCGGCGTGGTCGCCGGAGCAACGCACGGTCTGCGTTCTGCCGTGCTGAATCATATTCTCGATACGCTGCTGTCGATTCCGTCTCTGCTGCTGGCGATTATCGTTGTCGCCTTCGCCGGGCCGCATTTAACCCATGCCATGTTTGCCGTCTGGTTGGCGCTGTTGCCACGCATGGTCCGTTCGGTCTACAGCATGGTGCATGACGAACTGGAAAAAGAGTACGTCATCGCGGCGCGTCTTGATGGCGCCTCGACGCTGAACATCCTCTGGTTCGCCATATTGCCCAACATTACCGCAGGACTGATCACCGAAATCACCCGCGCGCTGTCGATGGCGATACTGGATATTGCCGCGCTCGGTTTTCTCGATCTTGGCGCGCAGCTCCCCTCTCCCGAATGGGGTGCGATGCTGGGCGATGCGCTGGAGCTGATTTACGTTGCGCCGTGGACGGTGATGCTGCCCGGTGCAGCCATCATGATCAGCGTCCTGCTGGTCAACCTGCTGGGTGACGGCGTTCGCCGCGCTATCATTGCGGGGGTGGAATAA
- the sapD gene encoding peptide ABC transporter ATP-binding protein SapD, which yields MPLLDIRNLTIEFKAGEEWVKAVDRVSMTLSEGEIRGLVGESGSGKSLIAKAICGVAKDNWRVTADRMRFDDIDLLRLSPRERRKLVGHNVSMIFQEPQSCLDPSERVGRQLMQNIPAWTYKGRWWQRIRWRKRRAIELLHRVGIKDHKDAMRSFPYELTDGECQKVMIAIALANQPRLLIADEPTNAMEPTTQAQIFRLLTRLNQNSNTTILLISHDLQMLSQWADKINVLYCGQTVETAPSKELVTTPHHPYTQALIRAIPDFGSAMPHKSRLNTMPGAIPLLEQLPIGCRLGPRCPYAQRECIETPRLTGAKNHLYACHFPLNMERE from the coding sequence ATGCCATTACTGGATATCCGCAACCTGACCATTGAATTTAAGGCCGGTGAAGAGTGGGTCAAAGCCGTCGACCGCGTCAGCATGACCTTGAGCGAAGGGGAAATTCGTGGGTTGGTGGGTGAATCCGGCTCCGGTAAGAGCCTGATTGCCAAAGCCATCTGCGGCGTTGCCAAAGATAACTGGCGCGTCACCGCCGACCGGATGCGTTTTGACGATATCGACCTGCTGCGCCTTTCGCCGCGTGAGCGACGTAAACTGGTGGGACATAACGTTTCGATGATTTTCCAGGAGCCGCAGTCGTGTCTGGATCCGTCCGAGCGCGTGGGTCGCCAGTTGATGCAAAACATTCCGGCATGGACGTACAAAGGCCGCTGGTGGCAACGTATTCGCTGGCGGAAACGTCGCGCCATTGAACTGCTGCACCGCGTGGGGATTAAAGATCATAAAGACGCCATGCGCAGCTTCCCGTATGAACTGACCGACGGTGAATGTCAGAAAGTCATGATTGCCATTGCGCTAGCGAATCAACCGCGACTGTTGATTGCGGATGAGCCGACCAACGCGATGGAGCCGACCACTCAGGCGCAGATCTTCCGCCTGCTGACGCGCCTGAATCAGAACAGCAATACTACCATTTTGCTGATCAGCCATGACCTGCAGATGCTCAGCCAGTGGGCGGACAAGATTAACGTGCTGTACTGTGGTCAGACGGTGGAAACCGCGCCGAGTAAAGAGCTGGTGACGACGCCCCATCACCCATACACCCAGGCGCTGATCCGCGCTATTCCTGACTTTGGTAGCGCCATGCCGCACAAAAGTCGTCTGAACACCATGCCCGGAGCCATCCCTTTGCTGGAACAATTGCCCATCGGTTGCCGTCTTGGGCCACGCTGTCCCTACGCACAGCGCGAATGTATAGAAACGCCGCGTCTGACCGGGGCGAAAAATCATCTCTACGCCTGTCATTTCCCCCTCAACATGGAGAGAGAGTGA
- the sapF gene encoding peptide ABC transporter ATP-binding protein SapF: MVETLLEVRNLSKTFRYRTGWFRRQTVEAVKPLSFTLRERQTLAIIGENGSGKSTLAKMLAGMVEPTSGELLIDDHPLEFGDYSFRSQRIRMIFQDPSTSLNPRQRISQILDFPLRLNTDLEPEQRRKQIIETMRMVGLLPDHVSYYPHMLAPGQKQRLGLARAMILRPKVIIADEALASLDMSMRSQLINLMLELQEKQGISYIYVTQHLGMMKHISDQVLVMHQGEVVERGSTADVLASPLHELTKRLIAGHFGEALTADAWRKDR; the protein is encoded by the coding sequence ATGGTTGAGACCTTACTTGAAGTTCGCAATCTGAGTAAAACCTTCCGCTACCGGACAGGCTGGTTTCGCCGTCAGACCGTAGAAGCCGTGAAACCGCTGAGCTTTACCCTCCGTGAGCGACAGACGCTGGCCATCATCGGCGAGAACGGTTCCGGCAAATCCACGCTGGCCAAAATGCTGGCAGGAATGGTCGAGCCAACCAGCGGCGAGTTACTGATTGACGATCATCCGCTCGAATTTGGTGATTATTCGTTTCGCAGTCAGCGCATTCGCATGATTTTCCAGGACCCGTCGACCTCGTTGAACCCGCGTCAGCGTATTTCGCAAATCCTCGATTTTCCGTTGCGCCTGAATACCGACCTTGAGCCGGAACAGCGACGCAAGCAGATTATTGAGACCATGCGGATGGTAGGACTGCTGCCCGATCATGTCAGCTATTATCCGCATATGCTGGCGCCAGGACAAAAACAGCGTCTGGGACTCGCCCGCGCGATGATCCTGCGCCCGAAAGTCATTATTGCCGATGAAGCGCTGGCGTCGCTCGATATGTCGATGCGCTCGCAGTTAATCAACCTGATGCTGGAATTGCAGGAGAAACAGGGTATCTCTTATATCTACGTCACCCAGCATCTTGGCATGATGAAACACATTAGCGATCAGGTTCTGGTGATGCATCAGGGGGAAGTCGTCGAACGCGGCAGTACCGCCGATGTACTGGCCTCTCCGCTGCATGAACTGACAAAACGATTAATCGCCGGTCATTTTGGCGAAGCGCTGACGGCCGATGCCTGGCGAAAAGACCGTTAA
- the fabI gene encoding enoyl-ACP reductase FabI encodes MGFLSGKRILVTGLASKLSIAWGIAQAMHREGAELAFTYQNDKLKGRVEEFAAQLGSDIVLQCDVAEDESIDTLFAELAKAWPKFDGFVHSIGFAPGDQLDGDYVNAVTREGFKIAHDISSYSFVAMAKACRSMLNPGSALLTLSYLGAERAIPNYNVMGLAKASLEANVRYMANAMGPEGVRVNAISAGPIRTLAASGIKDFRKMLAHCEAVTPIRRTVTIEDVGNSAAFLCSDLSGGISGEVVHVDGGFSIAAMNELELK; translated from the coding sequence ATGGGTTTTCTTTCCGGTAAGCGTATTCTGGTAACCGGTCTTGCCAGCAAACTGTCCATCGCCTGGGGTATCGCTCAGGCGATGCACCGCGAAGGTGCGGAACTGGCATTCACCTACCAGAACGACAAACTGAAAGGCCGTGTGGAAGAATTTGCTGCTCAACTGGGTTCAGACATCGTTCTGCAATGCGATGTCGCAGAAGATGAAAGCATCGACACCCTGTTCGCAGAGCTGGCCAAAGCCTGGCCGAAATTTGACGGTTTCGTTCACTCGATCGGTTTTGCCCCTGGCGATCAGCTGGACGGCGACTACGTGAACGCGGTCACCCGCGAAGGCTTTAAAATCGCTCACGACATCAGCTCCTACAGCTTTGTGGCAATGGCGAAAGCCTGCCGTTCTATGCTGAATCCGGGTTCTGCCCTGCTGACGCTCTCCTACCTGGGCGCTGAGCGTGCGATCCCGAACTACAACGTAATGGGGCTGGCAAAAGCGTCTCTGGAAGCGAACGTTCGGTATATGGCGAACGCGATGGGCCCGGAAGGTGTACGTGTTAACGCCATCTCTGCCGGTCCGATCCGGACTCTGGCCGCCTCCGGCATCAAAGATTTCCGTAAAATGCTGGCGCATTGCGAAGCGGTAACCCCGATTCGTCGTACCGTGACTATCGAAGATGTGGGCAACTCTGCAGCCTTCCTGTGCTCCGATCTGTCCGGCGGTATCTCTGGCGAAGTGGTTCACGTTGACGGCGGATTCAGTATCGCTGCAATGAACGAACTGGAACTGAAATAA